The DNA sequence AAAGATATTTACCCTATATAAGTTTCGTACCATGACCGACGAAAGAGATGAAAAGGGCGAATTGCTGCCCGACGAAGTGAGGCTGACAGATTTCGGCAAGTTCCTGCGAGCGTCGTCTTTGGATGAATTGCCAGAGCTTTTTAACATCCTAAAAGGAGATATGTCCATTGTGGGGCCCAGGCCGTTGTTGATAGAATATCTCCCTTTATATAACGAACACCAAAGGCGACGCCACGAAGTTCGGCCGGGTCTAACGGGTTGGGCGCAGGTAAACGGTCGTAACGCCATAAGTTGGGAAGAGAAATTTAACTACGATGTTGAATATGTCGATAACCTTAGCTTTCTTTTGGACTTGAAGATCATAATTTTGACTATCATGAAGGTTTTAAAAAGAGAGGGAATTAGCCAAGAGGGCAGGGCGACGATGGAGCCGTTTAGAGGCAGTCAGCAGGTAGGTCAATTACATGAAAATAAATTATAATACCAAAAAGGGGCTCTTGATTATTGGCGCAAGCGGTCACGGCAAGGTCGTTGCCGACGTTGCCTTAAAGATGAATAAATGGGAATATATTGCTTTTTTGGATCAGGATGAAAACATCAAGTCTTCGTTAGATATTGATGTAATAGATAGATCAGAAAATGCCTTTAGGTATATAAAAGACTACGATATATTCGTGGCAATTGGCAATAACGTTACGAGAGAAAAGGTATTAGAGGAATTGACGTCATTAGGAGCAAGTGTACCTGTGTTGATTCATCCTAGTGCTGTTTTGGGCAAGCTGGTGGAGGTAGGGATGGGAACGGTCATCATGGCAGGGGCTGTAATCAACTGCTGTACCAAGATAGGTAAAGGTTGCATAATCAATACCGGAGCAACAATAGATCATGATAATAAAATAGGCGATTACGTGCATATCTCACCAGGTGCTAATCTGGCCGGGACTGTAAGTGTTGGAAAGGGTACATGGATAGGCATCGGAAGCGCAGTAATAAACAATATAGCTATTACAGGCAATTGCATCATCGGAGCAGGTGCGGTAGTAACTAGGAACATAACAGAGCCTGGCACGTATGTCGGGGTACCGGCAAGGAAAATCAAGTGAGGGAATCCTCGAGGGTCGTCCTCCTCGAGCATAACCTCGGGGGTCGGATCTTGAATCTTGAATTTTTCGTTGAATCCCTTGAAAAGCAACAAAGGGGTTCTTGAATATACTGAAAGTCAAAATATAATACCGATGTTTTGTAATTTACCAATAACGTAGCAAATCAATTTCTTATCGGTATAGAGAATTTTGGCCATATTCCTCATATTTTATACTTCTCAAATTCTCCCACTTGTTACGTGATCTTCATTAGCATATAATCGTTACGCAAACTGCGTAACGCATTTAGCGTAACAATGAATGCGTAATAAGCAATAAAAGGTGGAAGGTAAATCATGGAAAATCCCTTCGTGTACGGCAAAGTAGTTCGCGGCAAGTATTTCGCCGACAGAGAGGCGGAGATTGCAGAACTAATAAATGACATCGCGTCAGGCCAGAACGTGATCGTCTTTTCCCCGAGGCGCTACGGGAAGACCTCTTTGATCCTCGAGGTCTTAGACCGCGTTAAGGCCGAAGGCTTGCTTACTTTTTACTTAGATTTGTTTAAGGTGACGTCGCAAGAGACGTTCATCGCAGCCTACGCCAAGGAAGTAGCGCGCCTTCACGGCGGCAGAATTCAAAATATGCTTAAAAAAATCAGGGACCTGCTTCCCAGGTTGGTGCCAAAGGTTGTTATGAAGGGAGAAAAGGTCGACGTCGAGGTGGAGTTTGAATTTGACCCCAGCGCAGATAAGGCGCCTTTGCTTGATGATCTCTTTGAGGCCGTAGCGACCGTGAGCTCGCAAACGGGCAAAAGAGCAGTGGCGGTTTTCGACGAGTTTCAGGAGATAACGAGCTGGGATGTAAAGGGCCAAATAGAGCGCCAGATGAGGACTCACTTTCAAATGCACGAAGACGTCTCATATATCTTCATGGGAAGCAAGCGCCACCTCATGCAGGAGCTTTTTCGGAATAAAAACCGTCCGTTTTATAGGTTCGGCAAGCACTTTCCGCTGGAAAAGATCCCCGAGGACGAATTTGCAAAGTTCATACAAACGCGTTTCGAGGAGACTGGCTTTCAAACGGGTCCGGATGTCGTAAGGGAGATTTTGCACGCAGCTGATGATCATCCTTATTATACGCAGCTTTTGTGCCACATCCTTTGGGACAGAAATCAGCAGGAAAAGATCATTACAAAAGAAAGTATCACGGCAGCATTGCAGGAGGTCTTCATGAGGGAAGCCCACGCCTTTCAAGGCCTTTGGGATATGCTAACCCTAAAGGCCCGTCAGCTTCTCGTGGCCCTGGCCAAAGAAGAAGATACTCAGGTGCGACCTTTTTCGAGCGACTTCTTGCGAAAACACAACCTCGGTTCGGCCTCGAGCGTCCAGCGGGCAATTACCCGCCTTTTGGAGGAAGAGGTCTTAGAAAAGACGGACGGAGGCTATCAATTTACAGATGTTTTCTTCAAGCGCTGGCTCAGGGAAATGTAATTTCGAGGGTCGGATCTTTAATCTTGAATTCTATGCTAATGTTTTAAAAATACAAGAAATAAGTTTACTAAAGCACCAAAACCCGAAATTAATGGTGCGAACACAATAGGGCTCCGTCGAATCTCCTGCCTGTCTTATGCTCTCGACATAGATCAAGACACCATGCAACGGATAGTAAAAGAACTTGGAGGTGAAAAAGTTATGCCGTCTGTGACAGAAAAGCTTATAAAACAGGGCAAGCAACAAGGTAAAAAAAGAAGGCGAAATTAAAGGCAAACAAGATCTGCTTATAAAACAACTGCGCCGAAAATTCGGTTTGTCATCATCTGACGAAAAGACGATCCGCTCCGTCACTGACGAATCCAAGCTTGACGCAGCAGCCGAAGCCGTGCTTGACGCTAAATCGAAAGACGAAATATTTAAAATATTGGTCTGCTAAATCACATCTCTCCAGCACAAAAGTTCTTCGTTTATCTGATGTGCTATGGAAGTATTGGATTTTTAGGAGATTTGGCAATGGCGGAAAAAATGGGCGAAATAGGAAAATCACCTTTTGCCCTCTTGACAGTCAAACTTTTATGCGAGATAGTAGCATATACGAACTTAACATAGAGGTTAAGTCATGTTAGTATATGTGTTGATCTATGAGGATGTGTTTTCCGTTTATGCCCTGGAGAAAGATGACGGAAGTTGCGATATTGCGGAACTTCTTGATATTAGCTATTCCAAAAACAAAGAAGATGGAAACTTGCGTGCTGCAATGGTTAGAAGAATTCAGGGTTTAGCGAAGGGTAATTTGCCAATAAGCAATGTACATCATTCGATCGATAAGGACATCTGGCAAATATCATCTGGGAAATACAGGTTATTGTATTTTTATGATGCTGGACGCCGAATAATTTGTACTCACTATTTTGTAAAGGAAAAGGACAAGACGCCACGCAAAGAAATCAGTAAGGCGCAAAAACACCGAGATGATTATTTTAAGGCTAAGAAAGAAAATACTATCAGATTTAAAGATTAAAGGGTGATAATATATGGCAAAAGTAGGGAGCAGGTTCAAAAAAATTTTTGAAGAGGCGCAGCAACACCCAGCCTACTGGATGGAGGATTTGAGGCTACAATTTCTCGAAGAGATTAGCGCAATAATGGAAAGTCAAGGAATTACGCAAAAGGAACTTGCGGATAGAATGGGGGTTTCTGAAGCCTACATAAGCAGGGTCTTCAATGACAACGTCGAAAAGAATTTTACCCTTAACACTCTTGTAGAGCTCAGTAAAGCCGTGAATGCAGAGATAAAAATTATCGTAACTCCCAAAAAAGCAAAAGGGTCTGATTTGCTTTATCAACAGGAATGGTTCAAGCTTCTCCAGTCTCTTGATTGCCTTAATGAATATGAAAACGTTGCTCATGATGAAACTTTAAGTCAGGAATCGCATTCTCATGAAGACAAAAGCCTCAAACCCGTGGCGGCCTAGGTTCTAACGTGTAAAATGTAGATTTGAGAAGAAGGAGAATGGCAATGACTGGCGACGGCGAAAAGCAAGTCCTACTTAAGGCTTATAATGCACCGCTAAAGCTAAAGAGCCTGTTTTTCCCCATTATCCACTATGAAGCAATTCCACATGAAAATCCAAAAGATGCCAGAGCTCCGAAGCTGAAGACCGTAAAGGCGATTCCTCAATGCGGAGATGATTTTAGAGAATGTTCTGTTTCGCTTGAAATCAAATCCGAGAGATCGTCAGAAGAAACGAAGCTTCTCTATGAATACGAAATAGTGGTATTTGGTTCATTTAAATGGACAGCAGAAATGCCGGAGGATAAAGATTTTTTATTGAAATCTTTGACTGTAACCGGAGCAAGCATCCTCTATTCCAGCGCAAGAGAAATGCTTGCCTATGTTTCTAGCCGCGGTCCATGGGGAAGGTGCATTCTTCCCACAATTAGCTTCATACCCGAGATCCGAGAACCTCGAGGGTCGGATCTTTAATCTTGAATTTTAAGCTAATGTATTAAAATACAAAATAGGTTTTTTAGAGTACCAATATTCAAGATTGAAGGTGCGAACGTAATAGGGTTTCGTCGAATCTACTGCCGGTCTTACACTCTCGACGCAGACCAAGGCACGATGCAACGGATAGCAAAAGAACTCGGGGGTGAAGAAATCATGCCGTCATTGGCAGAAAAATTGATAAAACAAGGGGAAGAAAGTGGCAAAATAGAAGGCGAAAAAAGAGGCGAGATTAAAGGTATAATCAAGGGCAAACAAGATCTGCTTATAAAACAACTGCGCCGCAAATTTGGCCTGTCATCATCTGACGAGAAGACGATCCGCTCCGTCACCGACGAATCCAAACTCGACGCAGCAGCCGAAGCCGTGCTTGACGCTATCTCCAAAGACGAAATATTTAAAATATTGGTCTGCTAAATCACATCTCTCCAGCACGAAGGTTGCTCGGTTATCATAATTTAAAAAGGAGTTAAACAAATGCGCTTGAGCGAAAGGCCGCTTGATTTTGATTTCATATTAAAACAGCTTCAAAGGGCACCGGATGCGCTAATGCCCTACAGGAAAGAGGTCGCGGCCCTGATTTTGTTCGGCTCTGCGAGTCGAGATGAGGTCACGCCTTTGAGCGATATCGACCTAGCAGTTTTGTACCGTGAAGGTTTAAGCGAATGGGAAATGTTTAAGATTCATTCAAATCTTTACATCGATCTCTCTCGGCTGATGCACACGGATGACTTTGACTTAGTAAATCTAAACGTTGCACCGTTAACCCTGCAATTTAGCGCAATAGAAGATAAAGTCATCCTGGTCCTTTACGATCCTCAAGCCTTGGTCGATTTCCAGGCTAAGGTTTTGGGTGCTTACATGGACTTTTACCCGATTCTGCGGGAGCATTACAAGAGACTCATACATGCTTCGGAGGAACCTTCAATGGATATTAAATTAATGAATCAAATTGAATTGTTACAGGAATACATAAGTCGCCTTGAAAGGATTCGACAAAAGCCTATGGAAGAATATCTAAAAGATGAAACTTTGCAGGCAGCGACGGAACGTTACTTGCAAATCGCAATCGAGACGTGCATAAACATAGGCAATCGTTTGCTTTCGTTGCATCAGTTTAAGGGCAATTTTAAGGCGCCAAAGACCTATGCAGATATCTTCAAAACACTTGCCTCGCTAAACGTCATCCCTGAAGACTTTGCCGACAAACTGGCTCGTATGTCCGCAATGCGCAACATCCTCGTCCATGTATATTGGGAAGTTGATAGCAAGTTAGTTTACCGCACAATCCACGATGAATTGGACGATTTCGGCAAATTTCTTTCGTATGTAATGGCCTTTCTCAATAAGTTGGAGGAACAGAAAGGCTGATCCCTTCAATTGCAGCGATTGCGGGGTCTACCACTTATTTAGTGATTTTATAATGGTAGACCCCAAAGATCACGGGTGCGGCTAAATAAATTTCTTCATTATATATATCACCCTACGGCGCAGCTCCAGAGCCGGGCGAGGCGGTTGAGCCAGCCGTGAAGGAAGACCCGCCGGTCGGGATTTCGGGCGACGATGTCGTTGTAGTATTTCGTGCGTCGCCAAAGCAAGGCGGACAAGATTTTGGTCTTGGGCAGAGCATGATTCCAGGCAGCCTGCATGGTCTTTTGCCCAAAAATGCCGTCGACAGCCAAATCTTCGCCCAGCATGTTAAGCGCCTCCTGCAGGAACTTCACGCCCTGCCTCAATCCGCAGTTGACGCATCCGTCGAAGACGGCTAAATCGACGGGGCGGGGGATGTGGTCGCACCCTGCAGGTTTCCAGTAAAATTTCTCGTAGATCGCCAGCGCCTGCTCTTTTGTGAGGTCCTTTACGTCTTCGGGAAGCCCGGCGTCTTTTAGTTTGGCTCGGGCCGAGGCGAGGGTGGCGGCGGTGATGCCGTAGTTCGTCCTGCCGCCGGGGTCTTTCGGGTTGTCTACGAATCCTCCTTCGACCATGAAAATATAGTCTGCAACGTTTTTTCTCATGAAATCTCCTTTCATCTATATTAATCTATATTTATGCGCCGTCGCCAGCGCTTGCATTTTTCAATTACGGTCAAAAAACTTGCAAAAAGGCCTCGAAAGTCTGCAAAATTTCAAGGTAGGCTTGCAATTACACCTCACCGAAGTATTTTGCCACGCCCTTTTCGAGGTTGTTTATCGCTATCGCCAGCTCGTCGAGACGTCTTTCCATGCGGATCAGCAGGTAGGCCGCCACCGCTATGGAAAAACCCGTCTGAAGAGTGGACGTCATAAATTCCTCCAAAAATTTCCCTCCCTTCGCTTAAATTACAGGAGCTTGAAGCCCTAGCGGGCGTCTCTAAGCAACCCCGGCTTTCCTTACGTCCGCCTCACATTATGTAAGGCCGCTAGCCCGCCTGCAAACTGCAAACGCACTGCACTGCGCAGGCAACCCCCGTGGGCAAAACAGCCCGAAATCTTTCCGTCAAAAGGCCACCTTTAAGGGCGGCCTTTTGTCATCTATATCTACACCAGCTGAGTGGTGTCGGTCTCTATCAGTTCGGCCTTCAGGATCCCCGTCGGGGGAATGCCGAATATGCTGTTATTTATTATGGTCTGCATGACCGACTCGACTTCTTCGGCTAGCAACCCTTCCTTTACTTCGGACAAAGACAAAGTCCACGGCCCGTCTTCGGTCTCAAAGGTCATCCTAAGCCTTCTTACGTTTTTTGGCTCCAACGTTTCTCACCTCCTTTTCGATTATTCTGTCATTATGTTCCGCTTTGCGCTTGCGCGGCTGAAGCATCGGCTTTTTGCGTTATCGTATGCAATTAAGCCTTAAGCTTGTAAGTTTAAGCTTGTTATTGATGAGCATATTAGCTTAGATTTGTTAGTCTTAATCTTGTTAATCTTAAGCTTGTTAGTTTAAGCTTATTACCCTTGAACTTATTAGCTTAGAATAGTTAACCTTAAGTTTATTACCATTAAACTTTTTACCCTTAGATTTGTTAACCTTAAGCTTGCTAACCTTAAACTCATTAGCTTAGATTTGTTACCCTTAGACTTGTCAGCTTAAAACTGCTCGTCTTAAATCGCCTTAAACTTGCAAGATCGCACGGCCTGCCAGGCAATTCGGTCAGTTTCAAGCCCAAGCAGTCCGTTTAGCCTTTTCGTGTTATTTGCCTGACTAAAAAGTCGGCACCTACGTTAAACTATGCGTCGGCACCTACGTTAAGCTATGCGGTCCGTATCTACCTTTTGCGCCTCTACCAGGCCGTAGGGCAGCAAGCTTGCTATGGCCTGAGCCACGGTCAACACGTCTGACGCATCGGCTCCTACGTCCACGCCTGCGATGGACTTGCTCTTCAATTTGGGCTTTCCCCATTCGTCCGCACCGGTCTGAAGCCTAAGGGTCAGACGGCTGGCTATCGGTTGATAAACTGCCATGTTTTCACCTCCTTTCCTGTCGTGATGGATCTACTATAGAGGAAACAGATCCATTTCACAATACGCATAGTTAAAGGAATATTTGACATTTATAAATTTCACTTCTGTCTGCGGATTGTTGCGGCAACTTGCCTTGTCATGCTGCGACCTTGACATAAATGAGAGTGAACCTTTGTTTGTCCACTTTCGTCGACTTGCCTTGTCATGCTAGGCCGTTACGCGTGTACTATCTTTCACCCTACGACACCAAAGGCCCCGCACCCAAACGCAACCCAGTAAATTTACCTGCCCTTGAGCCTGCCGAGTAAATATATAAATAGATTGCTTAATTTAATCCCATCCTGCTCAGATACGTCCCTTCTTTTGCCGGGATAACTTGGGCATGGGCTTCTATGTCTTGCGCGGTAACACCGTAGGGAATCGGGCCGTTTCCCGGAAGGTACGGCCTGACTTCATCGGGGCTGACGCCTCGCTTCAGCGCGAAGACGTACCACATCTTAAAGTCCTTAAATACCCAGCCTTGCCCCTCCTTGACGGCCAGGGCGACGCGCGGCCAGCCGCCCATGTGATCAAGAGAGAAGTGTATGCGATAGTCGGCAAACTTCACGGGCCTGCTTGCGCCGCAATGCGTCACTGCCCACAATACGTCGCCCCAAGCCATCATGGCCTGATCCTCAAAGGTGCCGTAAAGTGCCTCAAACAGCTCGACGGGGGAGGGAAAGAACCTCTCGGAGCGCATGCGCCTTTTGACCGCCTCAACGACCTGCGCAAGCGAAAGCTCCCTGCATGCCTCGAAGAAAAGCGTCACCTTTTTGCTGGTCAGCCTTTGACCGTACAATTCCGCCAAGCCCGCTATCGCTTTAGCAAATTCCTCGAAGTCCGTGTCGTTCACAGCAATGCACCCCTTTTTTGATTCATCTTTTCTTCCATTCGCCTTGACAGGCTCAATAGGTAGCTTTTGATCCCCTCGGGCAGGTCTGCCTTTATGTCCCTTATGTCTTTGCCCTCCTGAAGGATGCTGACAGGCCCGTCGGGGTCAAAAAATCCCTTCTTTACGTGCTTGATGTTTTCCGGATTTATCAGCCATTTAAACGGTGGCCTCCATCCGGCGGGGTTTTCGCCCATCAGAAAGGGCAGGCCCTTTACCGTCTCGAAATACCTCTCCCAGCCGTCGATCTCAAAAAGCTCGTGATTGGCCATGCTTGCGATCTTCATCAAAAAACGCGTGTCGTCGTTTAATGGAGGCACCTCACGGTCGGGGAAGTGCCTGACGTAAGACTTTATGATCTCTTCGTAGGGAGGATGCCTGAGGATGGAAGGCTCCTCATCCTGAGGCGCGTTTTGGTCTGCCTCCGAGGTGTTTGGGTCTTCCTTCTTCGGTGCTTTAAGATCATTCAAACAAACGGGTGAGGGGGTTTCGGATCTTGTTTCAGGAAGAAGGTTTGGCACGTAGGTGAACGTCTCATGTCCATCCTGCGGCGTACGTGCCGTGTACTCTAAGTGTTCCCCTGGATCTTGTTCTTTAATAATATTGGATATAGTTATATGTCTTTCGGGCGTATCGCTGTCGCATTCCTGAGGGACACATTTCGTTTCTGCGTCGGAAAGAAAAGGGTTAAGCAGCGGCAGAATATAGAGGTTGCTACGCCTTTTGCCGGATGTGCCGCGTTTCGTTATGCGGACGTAACCAAGGGCCTCGAGCTTTTTGAGGGCGTCATAAAGCCTTGACCGCGAGCAGCCCGCCAGATGGGCTAAGGTGTCCAGCCCGGGAAAGCACTTGCCCTCTCTGTCGGCGAAGCGACACAGGGCCACGTAGGCCATCTTCTCGTATATGGCCAGCCTCTCGTCGGTTATGACTTTCACATGTACTTTTACGAAAAATCCCTTTGTCAATTTCATGACCTCCATAGAAATTCTCACGTGCTGTCAAAAAAAGTAGCGTGAATATCGCATCACGCTACTGTATTTTCGCACTTTACGGACGCCGGTGCTAAACAGGCTCCTCTGCGTCCTCTCCGTCCTCGTTACTGCCTTCCTTTTCTGCCTTTTCCTGGTTTTCTTCCTTTTCCTCTGATGACTTATCATCCGATAAGAACTTTGTTATATCTCCGATGTTGAGATTCCAGTTGAGCTTCTTGCACAGATCGAGTAGCAACGCTAAAGAGGGAATGCGAAGTCCGTTTTCGATGCGGGACAGCTGACCCTGGGAGATGGATGCAGCCTTGCATACGTCAAGCTGAGTGTAGTTGAGCTCCATGCGCCTTTTCCGCAACAGGTTGCCGATGATCTTTCCTAAGAGGGCGTGATCCATGGCGTTCACCTCCTTTCGGAAAATATTTTTAAATTACGATACCAGTTTCATGAGCGCTCTCTTGCGCACGTGAAAACCATACCATAGGGTCGCAAATATTTCAAGCCCCACTAATGCAGAATATGTATAATTCCTTCCAGGAATATCTTATTATTAAATTAATAAATAATCTATATAGCGTTTATACGTAGGCATAAAATATTCGTTTGACGTTTCGCACCCCCTTGACAGGCAAATGTATGAGTAGTATTTTTACTCGTAAATAACCATGTGTGCAGGTGAATTCATTGAACGTAAAGCTTGATTCTTTGATAACCTCCCAGACGAGGGTAAAGCTGCTTTTAAAGTTTTTCTTAAACCCCGAAAGCAGGTCGTACTTGAGAGAGCTTGCCGACGAATTCGGCGAATCGACCAATTCCGTGCGGGTAGAGCTAAACAGGCTTTCCGAAGCAGGGCTTTTAACTTCC is a window from the Acetomicrobium flavidum genome containing:
- a CDS encoding helix-turn-helix domain-containing protein; translation: MAKVGSRFKKIFEEAQQHPAYWMEDLRLQFLEEISAIMESQGITQKELADRMGVSEAYISRVFNDNVEKNFTLNTLVELSKAVNAEIKIIVTPKKAKGSDLLYQQEWFKLLQSLDCLNEYENVAHDETLSQESHSHEDKSLKPVAA
- the hepT gene encoding type VII toxin-antitoxin system HepT family RNase toxin — encoded protein: MRLSERPLDFDFILKQLQRAPDALMPYRKEVAALILFGSASRDEVTPLSDIDLAVLYREGLSEWEMFKIHSNLYIDLSRLMHTDDFDLVNLNVAPLTLQFSAIEDKVILVLYDPQALVDFQAKVLGAYMDFYPILREHYKRLIHASEEPSMDIKLMNQIELLQEYISRLERIRQKPMEEYLKDETLQAATERYLQIAIETCINIGNRLLSLHQFKGNFKAPKTYADIFKTLASLNVIPEDFADKLARMSAMRNILVHVYWEVDSKLVYRTIHDELDDFGKFLSYVMAFLNKLEEQKG
- a CDS encoding sugar transferase, yielding MPSEAELRPQKNYGLYRRYFKRPLDFMLSLAAIVILSPILLLIALLVRIKLGSPVIFKQQRPGMNEKIFTLYKFRTMTDERDEKGELLPDEVRLTDFGKFLRASSLDELPELFNILKGDMSIVGPRPLLIEYLPLYNEHQRRRHEVRPGLTGWAQVNGRNAISWEEKFNYDVEYVDNLSFLLDLKIIILTIMKVLKREGISQEGRATMEPFRGSQQVGQLHENKL
- a CDS encoding helix-turn-helix domain-containing protein — its product is MKLTKGFFVKVHVKVITDERLAIYEKMAYVALCRFADREGKCFPGLDTLAHLAGCSRSRLYDALKKLEALGYVRITKRGTSGKRRSNLYILPLLNPFLSDAETKCVPQECDSDTPERHITISNIIKEQDPGEHLEYTARTPQDGHETFTYVPNLLPETRSETPSPVCLNDLKAPKKEDPNTSEADQNAPQDEEPSILRHPPYEEIIKSYVRHFPDREVPPLNDDTRFLMKIASMANHELFEIDGWERYFETVKGLPFLMGENPAGWRPPFKWLINPENIKHVKKGFFDPDGPVSILQEGKDIRDIKADLPEGIKSYLLSLSRRMEEKMNQKRGALL
- a CDS encoding helix-turn-helix domain-containing protein — its product is MDHALLGKIIGNLLRKRRMELNYTQLDVCKAASISQGQLSRIENGLRIPSLALLLDLCKKLNWNLNIGDITKFLSDDKSSEEKEENQEKAEKEGSNEDGEDAEEPV
- a CDS encoding YvrJ family protein, which translates into the protein MEEFMTSTLQTGFSIAVAAYLLIRMERRLDELAIAINNLEKGVAKYFGEV
- a CDS encoding AAA family ATPase, producing MENPFVYGKVVRGKYFADREAEIAELINDIASGQNVIVFSPRRYGKTSLILEVLDRVKAEGLLTFYLDLFKVTSQETFIAAYAKEVARLHGGRIQNMLKKIRDLLPRLVPKVVMKGEKVDVEVEFEFDPSADKAPLLDDLFEAVATVSSQTGKRAVAVFDEFQEITSWDVKGQIERQMRTHFQMHEDVSYIFMGSKRHLMQELFRNKNRPFYRFGKHFPLEKIPEDEFAKFIQTRFEETGFQTGPDVVREILHAADDHPYYTQLLCHILWDRNQQEKIITKESITAALQEVFMREAHAFQGLWDMLTLKARQLLVALAKEEDTQVRPFSSDFLRKHNLGSASSVQRAITRLLEEEVLEKTDGGYQFTDVFFKRWLREM
- a CDS encoding DUF2922 domain-containing protein → MEPKNVRRLRMTFETEDGPWTLSLSEVKEGLLAEEVESVMQTIINNSIFGIPPTGILKAELIETDTTQLV
- a CDS encoding DUF4351 domain-containing protein, producing MPSLAEKLIKQGEESGKIEGEKRGEIKGIIKGKQDLLIKQLRRKFGLSSSDEKTIRSVTDESKLDAAAEAVLDAISKDEIFKILVC
- a CDS encoding acetyltransferase, yielding MKINYNTKKGLLIIGASGHGKVVADVALKMNKWEYIAFLDQDENIKSSLDIDVIDRSENAFRYIKDYDIFVAIGNNVTREKVLEELTSLGASVPVLIHPSAVLGKLVEVGMGTVIMAGAVINCCTKIGKGCIINTGATIDHDNKIGDYVHISPGANLAGTVSVGKGTWIGIGSAVINNIAITGNCIIGAGAVVTRNITEPGTYVGVPARKIK
- a CDS encoding glycoside hydrolase family 108 protein — protein: MRKNVADYIFMVEGGFVDNPKDPGGRTNYGITAATLASARAKLKDAGLPEDVKDLTKEQALAIYEKFYWKPAGCDHIPRPVDLAVFDGCVNCGLRQGVKFLQEALNMLGEDLAVDGIFGQKTMQAAWNHALPKTKILSALLWRRTKYYNDIVARNPDRRVFLHGWLNRLARLWSCAVG
- a CDS encoding protein-export chaperone SecB; amino-acid sequence: MTGDGEKQVLLKAYNAPLKLKSLFFPIIHYEAIPHENPKDARAPKLKTVKAIPQCGDDFRECSVSLEIKSERSSEETKLLYEYEIVVFGSFKWTAEMPEDKDFLLKSLTVTGASILYSSAREMLAYVSSRGPWGRCILPTISFIPEIREPRGSDL
- a CDS encoding type II toxin-antitoxin system RelE/ParE family toxin — translated: MLVYVLIYEDVFSVYALEKDDGSCDIAELLDISYSKNKEDGNLRAAMVRRIQGLAKGNLPISNVHHSIDKDIWQISSGKYRLLYFYDAGRRIICTHYFVKEKDKTPRKEISKAQKHRDDYFKAKKENTIRFKD
- a CDS encoding DUF1659 domain-containing protein encodes the protein MAVYQPIASRLTLRLQTGADEWGKPKLKSKSIAGVDVGADASDVLTVAQAIASLLPYGLVEAQKVDTDRIA